One Streptomyces sp. NBC_00554 DNA segment encodes these proteins:
- a CDS encoding hydroxyacid dehydrogenase: MPMSPLPRALFVMDPVHLPELFPPRLMARLQEVAQVDPTLVVRDFADPEAVRAMAEAEILITGWGCPHVGVDALAAAPRLRTVLHAAGSVRGLLGDAVWERGIAVSSAVRANALPVAEYTLAAILFAGKGAFGLRERFRTEHVHPAPGDHGPIGNLGRRIGIIGASRVGRRLLELLRPFDLAVTLYDPYVGDAEAAGLGVVRLPLDELMRTSDIVSLHAPDIPETYRMLDRAKLALIPDGGVLINTSRGALVDPVALADELVSGRIGAVLDVTEPEPLPADSPLYRLPNVFLTPHIAGSLGNELERLGRTVVDELERLAAGDEPAHRVAWSDLVKSA; the protein is encoded by the coding sequence ATGCCCATGTCACCGTTGCCACGCGCCCTGTTCGTCATGGACCCGGTGCACCTTCCCGAGCTGTTCCCGCCCCGGCTGATGGCCCGGCTCCAGGAGGTGGCACAGGTCGATCCCACGCTGGTCGTACGCGACTTCGCCGATCCGGAAGCGGTACGCGCGATGGCCGAGGCGGAGATCCTGATCACCGGCTGGGGCTGTCCGCACGTCGGCGTGGACGCGCTGGCCGCCGCGCCCCGGTTGCGGACCGTCCTGCACGCCGCGGGCAGCGTGCGCGGCCTGCTCGGTGACGCGGTCTGGGAGCGCGGCATCGCCGTCTCCAGCGCAGTACGGGCCAACGCGCTTCCGGTCGCCGAATACACCCTCGCGGCGATCCTGTTCGCCGGGAAGGGCGCCTTCGGCCTGCGCGAACGCTTCCGGACCGAGCACGTCCACCCGGCGCCGGGCGACCACGGGCCGATCGGTAACCTCGGCCGGCGCATCGGGATCATCGGGGCGTCCAGAGTCGGCAGACGGCTCCTGGAACTGCTGCGCCCCTTCGACCTGGCGGTCACGCTGTACGACCCGTACGTGGGCGATGCCGAGGCCGCCGGGCTGGGCGTCGTACGCCTTCCGCTCGACGAGTTGATGCGAACCAGCGACATCGTCAGCCTGCACGCCCCCGACATCCCCGAGACCTACCGGATGCTCGACCGGGCGAAGCTCGCGCTGATCCCGGACGGCGGCGTACTCATCAACACCTCGCGGGGCGCTCTCGTCGACCCTGTGGCACTCGCCGACGAACTGGTCAGCGGCCGGATCGGTGCGGTGCTCGACGTCACCGAACCCGAGCCGCTCCCCGCCGACTCCCCGCTGTACCGGCTGCCGAACGTGTTCCTGACGCCGCACATCGCCGGGTCGCTCGGCAACGAACTGGAGCGCCTCGGCCGCACGGTGGTCGACGAGCTGGAACGCCTCGCCGCGGGCGACGAGCCCGCCCACCGGGTTGCGTGGTCGGACCTCGTCAAAAGCGCCTGA
- a CDS encoding 2-keto-4-pentenoate hydratase — protein sequence MDKATHAVVAKELLAARRSREPIDPVSRTHPGLTVDDAYAIQLEQVRTWTEDEQRVQGHKVGLTSAAMQRQLGVDQPDYGHLMESMFHLEGLPIGLDEFISPKVEPEIAFVLKRPLTGPGVNAAQALSAVDYVLPALEIIDSRIRDWKIGLIDTVADNASAGGVVLGSRPVPVGAVDLRLSGCVLTRRGEVVGTGAGGAVLGSPLNALVWLANTVGRLGVTLEPGHVILPGSVCAAVPVAGGDSVTATFGGLGTVTARFARTQGEDA from the coding sequence ATGGACAAAGCCACGCACGCCGTGGTCGCGAAGGAGCTGCTGGCCGCGCGGCGCAGCCGCGAGCCGATCGACCCGGTCAGCCGGACCCACCCCGGGCTGACGGTCGATGACGCCTACGCGATCCAGCTTGAGCAGGTCCGCACCTGGACCGAGGACGAGCAGCGCGTCCAGGGCCACAAGGTCGGGCTCACCTCGGCGGCCATGCAGCGCCAGCTCGGCGTCGACCAGCCCGATTACGGGCATCTGATGGAGTCCATGTTCCATCTGGAGGGCCTGCCGATCGGACTGGACGAGTTCATCAGCCCCAAGGTCGAACCGGAGATCGCGTTCGTACTCAAGCGGCCGCTGACCGGCCCGGGGGTGAACGCCGCGCAGGCGCTGTCGGCGGTCGACTACGTCCTGCCGGCCCTGGAGATCATCGACTCCCGCATCCGGGACTGGAAGATCGGCCTGATCGACACGGTCGCGGACAACGCGTCGGCCGGCGGCGTGGTGCTCGGCAGCCGCCCCGTCCCGGTGGGTGCGGTCGATCTGCGGCTGTCCGGCTGCGTACTGACCCGGCGCGGCGAGGTCGTCGGGACCGGTGCCGGGGGCGCTGTACTGGGCTCGCCGCTGAACGCCCTGGTCTGGCTGGCCAACACGGTGGGTCGGCTCGGCGTAACCCTGGAGCCGGGCCATGTCATCCTGCCCGGCTCGGTCTGCGCCGCCGTGCCCGTCGCCGGTGGTGATTCGGTCACCGCGACCTTCGGCGGGCTGGGCACCGTCACCGCACGATTCGCCCGCACCCAGGGGGAGGACGCATGA
- a CDS encoding VOC family protein, whose product MTEPLYELAHLGHAELLTPVYDQSLAFFTEVYGLDLVHESGGSAYLRAWGDHDLTTLKLTAADRAGLGHVAWRAVSPQALIRRAAALEERGVDGEWIDGDFGHGKAYSFIAPSGQRMELYYETEKYRAPTGKASYLPNQPQSSVTRGVGAARIDHINVLANDVPGTREIMCEALGFKLREHLIPPGQPEVGAWLSLMNKAHDLAITREPVPGVSGRLHHLAYAVENREDVLRAADIFCELGVEIEFGPAKHSRTQGFFLYVLEPGGNRIEVFSGGIHIFAPDWEPVTWTTEGQGRSTAWGLDVPPSFHSHATPVLP is encoded by the coding sequence GTGACTGAGCCGCTCTACGAACTGGCCCACCTCGGCCACGCCGAGCTGCTGACCCCCGTGTACGACCAGAGCCTGGCCTTCTTCACCGAGGTCTACGGGCTCGACCTGGTGCACGAATCCGGCGGCAGCGCCTATCTGCGCGCCTGGGGCGACCACGACCTGACGACCCTGAAACTGACCGCCGCCGACCGGGCCGGCCTCGGTCATGTCGCCTGGCGCGCGGTGAGCCCGCAGGCCCTGATCCGCCGGGCCGCGGCGCTGGAGGAACGCGGCGTCGACGGGGAGTGGATCGACGGGGACTTCGGGCACGGCAAGGCGTACTCCTTCATCGCCCCGAGCGGCCAGCGCATGGAGCTCTACTACGAGACCGAGAAGTACCGAGCCCCGACGGGTAAGGCCTCCTACCTGCCCAACCAGCCCCAGTCCTCCGTCACCCGGGGAGTCGGCGCGGCGCGCATCGACCACATCAACGTCCTCGCGAACGACGTACCGGGCACGCGAGAGATCATGTGCGAGGCCCTCGGCTTCAAGCTCCGCGAGCACCTGATCCCGCCCGGCCAGCCCGAGGTCGGCGCCTGGCTCAGCCTGATGAACAAGGCCCACGACCTCGCCATCACCCGCGAACCGGTGCCCGGCGTCAGCGGGCGGCTGCACCACCTCGCGTACGCCGTCGAGAACCGCGAGGACGTGCTCCGCGCCGCCGACATCTTCTGCGAACTGGGTGTCGAGATCGAGTTCGGCCCGGCCAAGCACTCGCGCACCCAGGGCTTCTTCCTCTACGTCCTGGAGCCGGGCGGCAACCGCATCGAGGTGTTCTCCGGCGGCATCCACATCTTCGCCCCCGACTGGGAGCCGGTCACCTGGACCACCGAGGGCCAGGGCCGCTCCACCGCCTGGGGCCTGGACGTGCCCCCGAGTTTCCACTCCCACGCCACCCCGGTGCTGCCATGA
- a CDS encoding 2-keto-4-pentenoate hydratase has protein sequence MSDWTIDRAVTELLGRETDRRDGGKITDDWPDLDLPTAYQVQDALLQRKVAGGEQVVGVKLGLTSRAKQQRMGIDSPLTAWLTDAMVLPEGVPVPMGDLIHPRVEPEIVFVMGKRLEGPGVTAATALAAVRSVHAGFEVIDSRFTDFKFTLPDVVADNASSSRFVVSGTGLPPEGLDLALEGCLLGIDGEITDSATGAAVQGHPAEALALAANSLGARGIAIEPGWIVLTGGLTDAVFVEPGREISAEFTHLGTLRVVGA, from the coding sequence ATGAGCGACTGGACCATCGACCGCGCCGTCACGGAGCTGCTCGGCCGCGAGACCGACCGCAGGGACGGCGGCAAGATCACCGACGACTGGCCCGACCTCGACCTGCCGACCGCCTACCAGGTGCAGGACGCGCTGCTCCAGCGCAAGGTTGCCGGCGGCGAACAGGTGGTCGGCGTCAAGCTCGGCCTCACCTCGCGCGCAAAGCAGCAGCGGATGGGTATCGACTCCCCGCTCACCGCCTGGCTCACCGATGCGATGGTGCTCCCGGAAGGCGTCCCGGTCCCGATGGGCGATCTCATCCACCCGCGCGTCGAGCCGGAGATCGTCTTCGTCATGGGGAAGCGGCTTGAGGGGCCCGGCGTCACCGCCGCGACCGCGCTCGCCGCCGTCCGCAGCGTGCACGCGGGCTTCGAGGTCATCGACAGCCGCTTCACCGACTTCAAGTTCACCCTCCCCGACGTGGTCGCCGACAACGCTTCGTCGTCGCGCTTCGTTGTCAGCGGCACCGGCCTGCCGCCCGAGGGTCTCGACCTCGCGCTGGAGGGCTGCCTGCTCGGCATCGACGGCGAGATCACCGACTCCGCGACAGGCGCCGCCGTACAGGGCCACCCCGCCGAGGCACTCGCGCTGGCGGCGAACTCCCTCGGCGCGCGCGGCATCGCCATCGAGCCCGGCTGGATCGTGCTCACCGGCGGCCTCACCGACGCCGTCTTCGTCGAGCCCGGACGGGAGATCAGCGCCGAATTCACCCACCTCGGCACCCTGCGGGTGGTCGGGGCCTGA
- the dmpG gene encoding 4-hydroxy-2-oxovalerate aldolase, producing MTADTTTDPRPAVRITDTTLRDGSHAIAHQFTVDQVRAVTRALDDAGVTVIEVTHGDGLAGSSFNYGFSHTDEIELVEAAVAEARQARIAVLLLPGLGTVEDLHRAHDAGAGIVRVATHCTEADVSVQHFGAARELGMETVGFLMLSHRVGPEALARQARIMADAGCQCVYVVDSAGWLLPADVTDRVSALAAELGDDAQIGFHGHQNLSLGVANSIAAYEAGALQIDGSLCALGAGAGNSPTELLATVFERMRVPTGLDVDGVLRAAHEVLTPLIPRLPIADRPAIEQGRHGVYSSFLLHAQRAADRYGVPAHAILRAVGEAGYVGGQEDMIIDVAIDLSTRATTTAKASEGVPA from the coding sequence ATGACCGCGGACACGACCACGGACCCCCGACCGGCCGTACGCATCACCGACACCACGCTGCGCGACGGAAGTCACGCGATAGCCCATCAGTTCACCGTCGACCAGGTACGGGCCGTGACCCGCGCCCTGGACGACGCGGGCGTCACCGTCATTGAGGTCACCCACGGCGACGGTCTCGCCGGGTCCTCCTTCAACTACGGTTTCTCACACACGGACGAGATCGAACTCGTCGAGGCGGCCGTCGCCGAAGCCCGCCAGGCCCGTATCGCCGTCCTGTTGCTGCCCGGCCTCGGTACCGTCGAGGACCTGCACCGGGCCCATGACGCGGGCGCGGGGATCGTACGGGTGGCGACCCACTGCACCGAGGCGGACGTCTCCGTCCAGCATTTCGGGGCCGCTCGCGAACTGGGCATGGAGACCGTCGGATTCCTGATGCTCTCGCACCGGGTCGGTCCCGAGGCGCTGGCGAGGCAGGCCAGGATCATGGCCGACGCCGGGTGCCAGTGCGTGTACGTCGTCGACTCCGCGGGCTGGCTGCTGCCCGCCGACGTCACCGACCGCGTGTCGGCGCTGGCCGCCGAGCTCGGAGACGACGCCCAGATCGGCTTCCACGGCCACCAGAACCTCTCGCTCGGCGTTGCGAACTCGATCGCCGCTTACGAGGCGGGCGCCCTCCAGATCGACGGCAGCCTGTGCGCGCTGGGCGCCGGCGCCGGCAACTCGCCGACCGAGCTGCTCGCCACCGTCTTCGAACGGATGCGGGTCCCTACCGGCCTGGACGTGGACGGCGTGCTGCGCGCCGCGCACGAGGTGCTCACCCCGCTGATTCCCCGGCTGCCCATCGCCGACCGCCCGGCCATCGAACAGGGCAGGCACGGCGTCTACTCCTCGTTCCTGCTGCACGCGCAGCGCGCCGCCGACCGTTACGGGGTGCCCGCCCACGCCATCCTGCGCGCGGTCGGCGAGGCCGGGTACGTCGGCGGCCAGGAAGACATGATCATCGACGTGGCGATCGACCTTTCCACCCGCGCCACGACAACGGCCAAGGCCTCGGAAGGCGTACCCGCATGA
- a CDS encoding sugar phosphate isomerase/epimerase gives MTRELTASFVTLSGAGFAQPARVPFAERCRAAAAAGFTGIGLHTDDYRLMRVAGASDASMRAVLGTHGLALREIEFLSGWASAGTGGGDTAAAVGALARAFRPHHVTAGEFTGDELDIAAAGARLRTICDRVAAYGLRVAVEAFPWSGLKDVATARAVVEASGAPNAGLMIDVWHFYNTRSSLADLDGLPPDRIVAVQLNDGRVVDGDFLTEARQGRLLPGDGELDVQGLLLGLHERGFRGPYCIEVNYPGYRDLPVDEMAALAFTKASKALGVLPAS, from the coding sequence ATGACGCGGGAGCTGACCGCGAGCTTCGTGACCCTGTCCGGCGCGGGCTTCGCGCAACCCGCCCGAGTGCCGTTCGCGGAGCGCTGCCGCGCGGCGGCCGCCGCAGGCTTCACCGGCATCGGCCTGCACACCGACGACTACCGGCTGATGCGGGTCGCCGGGGCGAGCGACGCGTCCATGCGTGCCGTGCTCGGTACTCACGGACTCGCCCTGCGGGAAATCGAGTTCCTCAGTGGCTGGGCCTCGGCGGGCACCGGTGGCGGTGACACCGCCGCAGCCGTGGGCGCGCTCGCCCGGGCGTTCCGGCCGCATCACGTCACGGCGGGCGAGTTCACCGGGGACGAGCTCGACATCGCGGCGGCGGGTGCCAGGCTCCGTACGATCTGCGACCGTGTCGCCGCGTACGGGCTGCGTGTCGCGGTCGAGGCGTTTCCCTGGTCCGGGCTGAAGGACGTCGCCACCGCCCGCGCGGTGGTGGAGGCCTCCGGCGCCCCCAACGCCGGGCTGATGATCGACGTCTGGCACTTCTACAACACCCGCTCCAGCCTGGCCGACCTCGACGGTCTGCCGCCCGACCGGATCGTGGCCGTCCAGCTCAATGACGGCCGCGTCGTGGACGGCGACTTCCTCACCGAGGCACGACAAGGGCGCCTGCTGCCCGGCGACGGTGAACTGGACGTCCAGGGACTGCTGTTGGGCCTGCACGAACGCGGTTTCCGCGGTCCGTACTGCATCGAGGTCAACTACCCCGGCTACCGGGACCTCCCGGTCGACGAGATGGCGGCGCTGGCCTTCACCAAGGCGTCCAAGGCTCTTGGGGTGCTTCCCGCGAGCTGA
- a CDS encoding carboxymuconolactone decarboxylase family protein, giving the protein MSDDRPESIDDFRATYERMLGFVPPRVASRFEASEKDNPELLLAQERLRNMVMYPEALDQKTVQLVLFGILHAKLSDAAKLHGLAALRAGASWDELHAVIDLAFLFTGFSAINRGPQVLADIAELEKKAKENERD; this is encoded by the coding sequence ATGAGCGATGACCGCCCCGAGAGCATCGATGACTTCCGGGCGACGTACGAACGGATGCTGGGCTTCGTCCCGCCGCGCGTCGCCTCCCGTTTCGAGGCGTCCGAGAAGGACAACCCGGAACTGCTGCTGGCGCAGGAGCGACTGCGCAACATGGTCATGTATCCGGAGGCGCTGGACCAGAAGACCGTCCAGCTGGTGCTTTTCGGCATCCTGCACGCCAAGCTCAGCGACGCCGCCAAGCTGCACGGCCTCGCCGCGCTACGGGCCGGTGCCAGCTGGGACGAGCTGCACGCCGTCATCGACCTGGCGTTCCTGTTCACCGGATTCTCCGCGATCAACCGCGGCCCCCAGGTGCTGGCGGACATCGCGGAGCTGGAAAAGAAGGCGAAGGAGAACGAGCGTGACTGA
- a CDS encoding acetaldehyde dehydrogenase (acetylating) produces the protein MTATAAIVGPGNIGTDLMVKLLRNEHIDVRYMVGVDPASDGLARAEKLGVEASAGGVDWLLSRPELPDLVFEATSAKAHLANADRYTEAGITAIDLTPAAAGPFVCPVVNLTEHQAAPNVNMITCGGQATIPIVAAVSRVVPVPYAEIVASIASRSAGPGTRANIDEFTETTSHAIETVGGAGRGKAIIILNPVDPPMIMRDTVYCAIPADADRDAITESIQRMVEEVRVYVPGYQMRSEPQFDDPRPEWKGQARVAVFLEVRGNGDYLPPWAGNLDIMTAAAVRVGELISRRQKAVTR, from the coding sequence ATGACCGCCACCGCCGCCATCGTGGGGCCCGGCAACATCGGCACCGACCTGATGGTCAAGCTGCTGCGCAATGAGCACATCGACGTCCGCTACATGGTCGGCGTCGACCCCGCCTCCGACGGCCTGGCCCGAGCCGAGAAGCTCGGCGTCGAAGCCAGTGCCGGAGGCGTGGACTGGCTGCTCAGCCGGCCGGAGCTGCCCGATCTGGTCTTCGAGGCCACCTCCGCCAAGGCGCATCTGGCCAACGCCGACCGCTACACCGAGGCCGGGATCACCGCCATCGACCTGACCCCCGCCGCGGCCGGCCCCTTCGTCTGCCCGGTGGTCAACCTCACCGAGCACCAGGCCGCACCGAACGTCAACATGATCACCTGCGGCGGGCAGGCCACCATCCCGATCGTGGCCGCCGTTTCCCGGGTCGTGCCGGTGCCGTACGCGGAGATCGTCGCCTCGATCGCCTCCCGCTCGGCCGGCCCAGGCACCCGCGCCAACATCGACGAGTTCACCGAGACCACCTCCCACGCGATCGAGACCGTCGGTGGCGCCGGACGCGGCAAGGCGATCATCATCCTCAACCCCGTCGACCCGCCGATGATCATGCGTGACACGGTGTACTGCGCCATTCCCGCCGACGCCGACCGCGACGCCATCACCGAGTCCATTCAACGGATGGTCGAGGAGGTACGGGTCTACGTACCCGGCTACCAGATGCGCTCCGAGCCGCAGTTCGACGACCCGCGCCCCGAGTGGAAGGGGCAAGCCCGGGTCGCGGTATTCCTCGAAGTCCGCGGCAACGGCGACTACTTGCCGCCCTGGGCAGGCAACCTCGACATCATGACCGCCGCCGCCGTCCGCGTCGGCGAACTCATCAGCCGGCGACAGAAGGCGGTGACCCGATGA
- a CDS encoding IclR family transcriptional regulator, which translates to MCPAERNIPDSGVARVAAVLGAFDALHAELRVSEIARRAGLPKSTTSRLVRDLVGYGFLERDENEDALLHMGTRLFEYGELASRHRNLRAIALPYMADLREATRQTVHLAVLDGTEVVYVEILRSKDAPRMGSRVGGRLPAHAAAVGKVLLAFGDAEAVDAVCAHGLAPVGPRTITVPGLLRRELERIRGAGVAYENEETGPGVGCVATAILGADGRPVAAMSISGWSGRLNLRRVGPAVRTAGLAVSRELRGPSPSTGES; encoded by the coding sequence ATGTGTCCCGCTGAACGGAACATTCCTGACTCTGGTGTCGCACGGGTCGCTGCCGTGCTCGGCGCCTTCGACGCGCTTCATGCCGAGCTTCGGGTGTCGGAGATCGCCCGCCGGGCCGGGTTGCCGAAGTCCACGACCTCCCGTCTGGTGCGCGACCTCGTCGGTTACGGGTTCCTGGAACGCGACGAGAACGAGGACGCGCTTCTGCACATGGGAACGCGCCTGTTCGAGTACGGCGAGCTGGCCTCCCGGCACCGCAATCTGCGTGCGATCGCCTTGCCGTACATGGCCGATCTGCGCGAGGCGACCCGGCAGACGGTGCATCTGGCGGTGCTGGACGGCACCGAGGTGGTCTACGTGGAGATCCTGCGGAGCAAGGACGCCCCGAGGATGGGGTCGCGGGTGGGCGGCAGGCTGCCCGCGCACGCCGCGGCCGTGGGCAAGGTACTGCTCGCCTTCGGTGATGCGGAGGCCGTCGACGCGGTCTGCGCTCACGGGCTCGCGCCGGTGGGCCCGCGCACCATCACCGTGCCTGGCCTGCTCCGGCGTGAGCTGGAACGGATCAGGGGCGCGGGAGTCGCGTACGAGAACGAGGAGACCGGCCCCGGGGTGGGGTGTGTCGCGACCGCGATCCTCGGGGCCGACGGCCGGCCTGTCGCGGCGATGTCCATCTCGGGCTGGAGCGGGAGGCTGAACCTGCGCCGGGTGGGCCCCGCCGTGCGTACGGCGGGGCTGGCCGTAAGCCGTGAGTTGCGGGGGCCGAGCCCCTCCACGGGCGAGAGCTGA
- a CDS encoding tautomerase family protein translates to MPLVEISIVAGRPPSMVRDLIHQVHAAVRDSLDAPDGAIRVLVHEIPPEHWAAGDITKAEQETSQ, encoded by the coding sequence ATGCCACTCGTCGAGATCAGCATCGTCGCCGGACGCCCTCCTTCGATGGTCCGCGACCTCATCCACCAGGTGCATGCCGCCGTACGGGACTCCCTGGACGCCCCCGACGGGGCCATCCGAGTCCTCGTCCACGAAATCCCGCCGGAGCACTGGGCTGCGGGCGACATCACCAAGGCAGAACAGGAGACATCCCAATGA
- a CDS encoding LacI family DNA-binding transcriptional regulator: MTDQETGARTTSPRTGNSKRLRGSAGQDKPSTIRDVAARAGVSVATVSRTLAGNYPVSEETRARVMTAVESLHYVVNVHAKALSGRVAGPIALVIQDITGPSLAHVAAGVEQEAATRGRLSLVCATHGDTDREDDLVQLMREQHAAAVVLVGGAVPSEAYQRRMAQYATALDAAGSRLVLCGRPPLPEGLPVTVVEYDNKGGAFQAADHLLTAGHRRILFLGGEPLQSSSEDRRAGYRQALRAHGVPYAGELDSSGSYTRVSGYRRTRDALRSGLDFTAVFAGTDMVAVGALAALREAGLDVPGDVSVVGFDDVPFAADLTPSLTTVRVPYEELGRTAVRLALGREERLAGDDHVVLSTQLVIRQSVGRVP; this comes from the coding sequence GTGACGGATCAGGAGACCGGAGCTCGTACGACGAGTCCTCGAACCGGGAACAGCAAGCGTCTGCGCGGCAGCGCCGGGCAGGACAAGCCCAGCACGATCCGAGACGTCGCGGCACGGGCCGGTGTGTCCGTAGCAACCGTTTCCCGCACACTGGCCGGGAACTACCCGGTGTCCGAGGAGACCCGGGCCCGCGTCATGACGGCGGTCGAGTCACTTCACTACGTCGTGAACGTCCATGCCAAGGCACTGTCCGGCCGGGTCGCGGGCCCCATCGCGCTGGTCATCCAGGACATCACCGGCCCCTCGCTCGCCCATGTTGCCGCCGGGGTCGAGCAGGAGGCGGCCACCCGAGGCAGGTTGAGCCTGGTCTGTGCCACCCACGGCGACACGGATCGCGAGGACGACCTGGTGCAGCTCATGCGAGAGCAACACGCAGCGGCAGTGGTCCTCGTGGGCGGAGCGGTTCCGAGCGAGGCTTATCAGCGGCGCATGGCGCAGTACGCCACCGCCCTGGACGCCGCCGGATCCCGGCTGGTGCTGTGCGGGCGCCCGCCGCTGCCCGAGGGGCTGCCGGTCACGGTGGTGGAGTACGACAACAAGGGAGGCGCTTTCCAGGCCGCCGACCATCTGCTCACGGCGGGCCACCGGCGCATCCTCTTCCTCGGTGGCGAGCCGCTGCAGAGCAGTTCCGAGGATCGCCGGGCCGGCTACCGCCAAGCTCTGCGGGCCCATGGTGTGCCGTATGCCGGGGAACTGGACAGCTCGGGTTCGTACACCCGCGTCTCGGGTTATCGGCGGACCCGGGACGCCCTGCGCTCCGGACTGGACTTCACGGCGGTTTTCGCAGGCACCGACATGGTGGCCGTCGGAGCGCTCGCTGCCCTCCGCGAGGCCGGTCTGGACGTCCCCGGCGACGTGTCGGTCGTGGGCTTCGACGACGTGCCCTTCGCCGCCGACCTGACGCCGTCGCTCACCACGGTCCGGGTGCCGTACGAAGAACTGGGCCGTACCGCCGTACGTCTGGCGCTGGGACGCGAGGAGCGTCTCGCCGGGGACGACCACGTGGTGCTGAGCACGCAGTTGGTCATCCGTCAGTCGGTGGGCCGGGTGCCGTGA
- a CDS encoding cytochrome P450, translated as MGVLLLFASHDTTASMIGLSTLTMLTHPRQRQNLVDHPEKVGPVVEELLRYLTIVQFGLGRVAKEDVEMGGQLIGKGELVVVAMPAANRDPRVFTDPDLPDFDRRMTRRLAFGIHQRLVQNVARAELKAILPRVFQRFPDLNLAVPADEVPMDTYGTNYAVRQLMVTR; from the coding sequence GTGGGCGTCCTGTTGCTCTTCGCCAGCCACGACACCACAGCGAGCATGATCGGCCTGTCCACCCTCACCATGCTGACCCACCCACGTCAGCGCCAGAACCTCGTCGACCATCCCGAGAAGGTCGGCCCGGTGGTGGAGGAACTGCTGCGCTATCTCACCATCGTGCAGTTCGGCCTCGGCCGGGTCGCCAAGGAGGACGTGGAGATGGGCGGACAGCTCATCGGCAAGGGCGAGTTGGTCGTGGTCGCCATGCCAGCGGCGAACCGGGATCCCCGCGTCTTCACCGACCCCGACCTCCCCGACTTCGACCGCAGGATGACCCGCCGCCTCGCCTTCGGCATCCACCAGCGTCTCGTACAGAACGTGGCCCGCGCCGAGCTCAAGGCCATCCTCCCCCGCGTCTTCCAGCGCTTCCCCGACCTGAACCTTGCCGTCCCGGCCGACGAGGTTCCCATGGACACCTACGGCACCAACTACGCCGTACGACAGCTCATGGTCACCCGCTGA
- the aroQ gene encoding type II 3-dehydroquinate dehydratase, whose translation MLNATTETAPGRTVLFLNGPNLNLLGVREPDKYGSTTLREVEETVAKVLSAHDLTARFVQSNHEGVLVDAIHSARTECSAIVINPAAFTHTSVALRDAIAAAALPTVELHITNVHKREEFRHHSYISAVADTLIVGAGTHGYVLAALHVAHLLPG comes from the coding sequence ATGCTCAACGCCACCACCGAGACCGCCCCCGGACGGACCGTCCTGTTCCTCAACGGCCCCAATCTCAATCTGCTCGGCGTACGCGAGCCCGACAAGTACGGTTCCACCACGCTGCGCGAGGTCGAGGAGACCGTGGCCAAGGTTCTGTCCGCACACGACCTGACCGCGCGCTTCGTACAGAGCAACCACGAAGGCGTGCTGGTCGACGCGATTCATTCCGCGCGCACCGAATGCAGCGCGATCGTCATCAACCCCGCCGCGTTCACACACACCTCCGTCGCACTCCGCGACGCGATCGCCGCCGCCGCTCTGCCGACCGTCGAACTCCACATCACCAACGTGCACAAGCGCGAGGAATTCAGGCACCACTCCTACATCTCGGCGGTCGCCGACACCCTGATCGTCGGCGCCGGCACACACGGCTACGTCCTGGCCGCGCTGCACGTCGCACATCTTCTCCCCGGCTGA